Proteins encoded in a region of the Spiribacter sp. 1M189 genome:
- a CDS encoding dihydrolipoyl dehydrogenase family protein, with amino-acid sequence MPEEHDLVIIGGGVGGLVTASVAGQLGLDVVLIEREPALGGDCLHYGCVPSKTLIRSAGVAHTVRRAGDFGIDTSPGASDLGAVMDRVKAVIARIQHHDDPDRFRGYGVDVRFGEAAFQDAHTVTIKGERIRGRRFVIATGSRPAVPPIPGIESVPYLTNETIFSERQLPARLAVVGSGPIGTELAQAFARLGSRVTLIEAGPRLLPKDDPVLTAQLQEHLLGEGVEVRVNTRVASAETAGDAAVLELDHDTACEARTFDRVLIATGRVANTESINPQAAGLTLDRDGTLEVDNRLRTSQRHIYAVGDCAGPYPFTHMAEYQAGIVISNAIFRLPRKANYAVVPWVTYTDPELAQVGMTTTAADAAGLDYERATFPLADVDRAIAEGETTGELRLLIHNGRIIGASLLAPHAGEIIHELALAITERVPLRRLAGMIHAYPTLAQIGKRAAGGYYAPKLFSARTRRLVRWINRLLP; translated from the coding sequence ATGCCCGAAGAACATGATCTCGTCATCATCGGCGGTGGTGTCGGCGGTCTGGTCACGGCAAGCGTTGCCGGGCAGCTCGGACTCGATGTGGTCCTGATCGAGCGCGAGCCGGCCCTCGGCGGCGATTGCCTCCACTATGGCTGCGTCCCGAGCAAGACGCTCATCCGGAGTGCGGGGGTTGCCCATACCGTCAGGCGCGCCGGTGACTTCGGGATTGATACCTCGCCCGGCGCATCCGATCTCGGCGCCGTAATGGATCGCGTAAAAGCGGTCATTGCGCGAATCCAGCATCATGACGACCCGGACCGCTTCCGTGGCTACGGCGTCGATGTCCGGTTTGGGGAGGCGGCATTCCAGGACGCGCACACGGTGACGATCAAGGGGGAGAGAATCCGGGGTCGCCGCTTCGTGATCGCCACCGGATCGCGGCCGGCGGTACCACCCATACCCGGCATCGAAAGCGTCCCCTACCTCACCAACGAGACCATTTTCTCGGAGCGTCAACTGCCCGCCCGACTCGCCGTGGTGGGTAGTGGCCCCATTGGTACCGAGCTTGCCCAGGCCTTCGCACGCCTCGGCAGCCGAGTCACGCTGATCGAGGCAGGCCCGCGCCTTTTGCCCAAGGATGATCCCGTCCTGACCGCGCAGCTTCAGGAACACCTCTTAGGCGAGGGTGTCGAGGTTCGGGTTAATACCCGGGTTGCCAGTGCAGAGACCGCCGGCGATGCGGCGGTGCTCGAACTCGACCACGATACGGCGTGCGAGGCGCGGACTTTCGACCGTGTACTGATCGCGACGGGGCGCGTGGCCAACACCGAGTCCATCAACCCACAGGCCGCCGGCCTGACGCTGGATCGCGATGGTACGCTCGAAGTCGATAACCGGTTGCGGACCAGCCAGCGACATATCTACGCGGTGGGCGACTGCGCAGGCCCTTACCCGTTCACCCACATGGCGGAGTACCAGGCCGGCATTGTCATCAGCAACGCGATATTCCGCCTGCCACGAAAGGCGAACTATGCCGTTGTGCCCTGGGTCACCTACACCGATCCGGAACTGGCCCAGGTTGGCATGACCACCACTGCGGCGGATGCAGCGGGCCTGGATTACGAGCGCGCGACGTTTCCCCTGGCGGATGTCGATCGGGCGATCGCGGAGGGCGAAACGACCGGTGAACTGCGACTCCTCATCCACAATGGACGCATTATCGGCGCCAGTCTGCTGGCACCCCACGCTGGCGAGATCATCCACGAACTCGCGCTGGCCATCACCGAGCGTGTCCCGCTTCGACGGCTCGCCGGCATGATTCACGCCTACCCCACCCTTGCCCAGATCGGCAAACGCGCCGCCGGGGGTTACTATGCCCCAAAGCTGTTCTCGGCGCGGACACGCAGGCTGGTCAGATGGATCAATCGACTGCTGCCGTAG
- a CDS encoding TVP38/TMEM64 family protein encodes MDQSTAAVGRGLRWTILAGMLIAIGVGVLTRDQINREAIMSWLASLGPWAGLAFVAAYAIGAVAFLPGLVFTIAGGALFGPVWGTFYSLIGATLGATLAFLAARHGMGDWVARRTGRRLERLQAGIDREGWRFVALMRLVPLVPFNLLNYALGLTRIRLRTYVGTTLLAMTPGAFAYVWVGHAGRQAIAGGGNVIQSGLIAVALIASMAFLPRLVRAFRTPAPTADAPGHRQSRPSENDQ; translated from the coding sequence ATGGATCAATCGACTGCTGCCGTAGGTCGCGGCCTGCGATGGACCATTCTCGCCGGCATGTTGATTGCGATCGGTGTCGGCGTGCTGACCCGCGATCAAATCAACCGTGAGGCCATCATGAGCTGGCTGGCAAGCCTCGGCCCATGGGCAGGGCTCGCCTTCGTGGCCGCCTACGCCATCGGGGCGGTTGCCTTTCTGCCGGGGCTCGTCTTCACGATCGCCGGCGGCGCGCTGTTCGGCCCGGTCTGGGGTACCTTCTACAGCCTCATCGGCGCCACGCTTGGTGCGACACTTGCCTTTCTTGCTGCACGGCATGGAATGGGCGACTGGGTTGCCCGGCGGACCGGACGCCGGCTGGAGAGACTGCAGGCGGGGATTGATCGAGAGGGCTGGCGCTTCGTGGCGCTGATGCGCCTGGTGCCGCTAGTCCCTTTTAACCTGCTCAATTACGCGCTGGGACTGACGCGCATCCGTCTGCGCACTTACGTGGGCACGACACTCCTTGCAATGACACCCGGCGCATTCGCCTATGTATGGGTGGGACATGCCGGCCGGCAGGCAATTGCTGGTGGTGGCAATGTCATTCAAAGTGGACTCATTGCGGTCGCCCTGATCGCTTCCATGGCCTTTCTGCCCCGTCTGGTGCGCGCCTTTCGCACCCCTGCACCGACGGCTGACGCGCCCGGCCACCGACAGAGCCGACCGAGTGAAAACGATCAATGA
- a CDS encoding radical SAM protein, producing the protein MSQPAETRNYFLDPTKFRNPEQTASGETRAHVTLKKLETLWINTGTLCNLTCRNCYIESSPSNDRLEYIRHAEVTAYLDEIAQEGLGTHTIAFTGGEPFLNPDMLAILETTLARGFDVLVLTNATRPMLRPRIKRGLLALNEDHGERLTLRVSIDHFDPAWHEHERGAETFEPVIEGLQWLTTNGFNIDIAGRLFAGDDEATMRAGYAALFAARGIQLDAQAPNKLVLFPEMDARLDVPEITTGCWDKLGTHPDAMMCASSRMIVKRKGAEQPSVIACTLLPYDERFELGHRLSDAQQTVALNHPHCAQFCVLGGASCSG; encoded by the coding sequence ATGAGCCAGCCCGCCGAGACCCGAAACTATTTCCTGGATCCCACCAAGTTCCGGAATCCCGAGCAAACAGCCAGTGGCGAAACCCGGGCCCATGTCACGCTGAAAAAGCTCGAGACGCTCTGGATCAACACGGGCACGCTCTGTAATCTCACCTGCCGCAATTGTTATATCGAGTCGTCACCCAGCAACGACCGCCTCGAGTACATCCGTCATGCCGAGGTCACGGCTTATCTGGATGAAATCGCGCAGGAAGGGCTCGGCACACACACCATTGCCTTCACCGGCGGCGAACCCTTTCTCAACCCCGACATGCTGGCCATTCTCGAGACTACGCTCGCCAGGGGATTTGACGTCCTCGTCCTGACCAATGCGACACGACCCATGCTGCGCCCACGGATCAAGCGGGGTCTGCTCGCCTTGAACGAGGACCACGGCGAACGTCTCACCCTGCGCGTCTCCATTGATCATTTCGACCCGGCCTGGCACGAACACGAGCGCGGTGCCGAGACCTTCGAGCCGGTCATCGAGGGCCTGCAGTGGCTGACGACCAACGGCTTCAACATCGATATTGCCGGCCGTCTGTTTGCCGGTGATGACGAGGCAACCATGCGGGCAGGCTATGCCGCGCTCTTCGCGGCGCGTGGCATCCAGCTCGATGCCCAGGCGCCGAACAAGCTTGTGCTGTTCCCGGAGATGGACGCCCGGCTCGATGTGCCGGAGATCACGACGGGCTGCTGGGACAAGCTCGGCACTCACCCGGATGCGATGATGTGCGCAAGCTCGCGGATGATCGTCAAGCGCAAGGGGGCTGAACAGCCCAGTGTCATCGCCTGCACCCTGCTGCCCTACGACGAGCGATTCGAACTGGGCCATCGTCTGTCCGATGCGCAGCAGACCGTCGCGCTCAACCACCCACACTGCGCGCAGTTCTGCGTCCTGGGCGGCGCCAGCTGTAGCGGATGA
- a CDS encoding bifunctional alpha/beta hydrolase/OsmC family protein, whose product MDTRKITFEGHSGHTLNARLDLPDGPIRAAALFAHCFTCSKDIPAARRIAGRLAAQGIAVLRFDFTGLGHSEGEFENTNFTSNVEDLRLAADYLRENVATPQLLIGHSLGGSAVIKAAPQIDGVRAVVTIGAPADPGHVSKNFAEQLDVIREHGEAQVDLAGRPFTIRRQFLDDITEARLDEAMKQLHAALLVLHSPQDTIVGIRNAAEIFQGAMHPKSFITLDDADHLMTRSEDADYAADVIGAWSTRYIQLADEAPPAGAPEGVTRVSEVSPTGFRQDINVSGKHMLTADEPVKLGGTDRGPSPYQLVAAGLGACTSMTIRMFARRKNIPLEHVYTDVTHDKEHRSDCEHCGEKGARLDVFHRRIHLAGELSAEDRQRLLEIADKCPVHRTLESEIVVETVLTDGRD is encoded by the coding sequence ATGGACACCAGAAAAATCACGTTCGAGGGACACAGCGGCCACACACTCAATGCCCGGCTCGATCTGCCGGATGGGCCGATACGAGCGGCCGCGCTGTTTGCGCACTGTTTCACCTGCTCGAAGGACATTCCGGCGGCGCGGCGTATCGCCGGACGACTGGCCGCCCAGGGCATCGCCGTGCTGCGCTTCGATTTCACCGGACTGGGTCATTCCGAGGGCGAGTTCGAGAACACGAATTTCACCTCAAACGTCGAGGACCTGCGGCTGGCCGCTGACTACCTGCGGGAGAACGTGGCCACACCGCAACTGCTGATCGGTCATTCGCTGGGCGGTTCAGCGGTGATCAAAGCGGCACCGCAGATCGATGGCGTGCGCGCCGTCGTCACCATCGGCGCGCCGGCCGATCCGGGCCATGTCTCGAAGAATTTCGCCGAACAGCTTGATGTGATCCGGGAACACGGCGAAGCCCAGGTGGATCTGGCGGGACGGCCATTCACCATTCGCCGACAGTTTCTGGATGACATCACCGAGGCCAGACTGGACGAGGCAATGAAACAGCTGCACGCGGCGCTGCTGGTGCTCCACTCGCCGCAGGATACGATCGTCGGCATCCGCAACGCCGCCGAAATCTTCCAGGGGGCCATGCACCCGAAGAGCTTCATCACGCTGGACGATGCCGATCATCTGATGACGCGGTCTGAGGATGCCGACTATGCGGCCGATGTCATCGGCGCCTGGTCGACGCGTTATATCCAGCTGGCCGATGAAGCGCCACCCGCGGGGGCACCCGAGGGCGTTACCCGGGTCTCGGAGGTCAGTCCAACGGGCTTTCGGCAGGACATCAATGTGTCGGGCAAGCACATGCTGACCGCCGATGAACCCGTCAAGCTGGGTGGCACAGACCGCGGCCCGTCACCCTACCAACTCGTGGCGGCCGGTCTGGGTGCCTGCACCAGCATGACCATCCGTATGTTCGCCCGGCGGAAGAACATCCCGCTGGAGCATGTCTACACCGACGTGACCCACGACAAGGAACACCGCAGCGACTGCGAGCACTGTGGCGAGAAAGGCGCTCGCCTCGATGTCTTTCATCGCCGGATCCATCTCGCCGGCGAACTCAGCGCCGAGGACCGCCAGCGGCTGCTGGAAATCGCCGACAAGTGCCCCGTGCATCGGACCCTCGAGTCCGAAATCGTGGTCGAAACCGTGCTGACGGACGGCCGGGATTGA
- a CDS encoding universal stress protein, whose translation MLQRILVPVNFTTASARALAVTRDYHPQATVRLLYVVNPSDIASATANPAINPTHARDERNKAEQEAFARLERWKRDDEEMAVAVGSAAETISEHAKQWEADLIAMGTRSRTGLQQFLHGSATEWLVRHADQPILVVHDVELAEDQKRHLPLLEQTG comes from the coding sequence ATGCTCCAGCGAATTCTTGTCCCCGTTAATTTCACCACGGCCTCGGCGCGGGCGCTTGCGGTGACCCGGGACTATCATCCTCAAGCCACCGTGCGGCTGCTGTATGTCGTCAATCCCAGCGATATCGCCTCGGCAACGGCCAATCCGGCGATCAATCCAACGCATGCAAGGGATGAGCGGAACAAGGCGGAGCAGGAGGCCTTCGCACGGCTCGAGCGCTGGAAGCGCGATGACGAGGAGATGGCCGTGGCGGTGGGCAGCGCCGCCGAGACGATCAGCGAGCATGCAAAGCAGTGGGAGGCGGACCTCATCGCCATGGGCACGAGGAGCCGCACCGGGTTGCAGCAGTTCCTGCATGGCTCGGCCACCGAATGGCTCGTCCGTCACGCCGATCAGCCGATTCTCGTCGTCCATGATGTGGAGCTAGCGGAGGACCAGAAGCGGCATCTGCCTCTGTTGGAGCAGACGGGCTAG
- a CDS encoding SulP family inorganic anion transporter, whose protein sequence is MQPDTLKRYGAALHRSWFFNWRGDLIAGMVVALALIPEAIAFSVIAGVDPALGLYASFCMAVVIAFTGGRPGMISAATGAMALVMITLVAEHGVEYLFAATILTGVLQIVFGWLRLARYMMFIPRTVMQGFVNALAILIFLAQIPHFVGHGIPTYLMVAAGLAILYLFPYINRSIPPALVAIVALTAAAYFLGNPFNSVGDMGDLPSGMPMFGLPTVPFTLETLQIILPTALALTIVGLLESLLTASIVDDLTDTPSKKNRECNGQGVGNIVCGLFGGMASCAMIGQSIINVKSGGRGRLSSLAAGIYLLFFILVLGDLVSMIPMPALVSVMIMVSIGTFDWSTFSMLRKMPRSDAFVLIVTVVTVVVTHDLSKGVFAGVLLSAVFFVRKLARQIEVTARDSDDGGHRTYDVRGVLFFVAVDNFLAGFDYGAGVPRVTIDLTHATLWDSSAVGAVDRVVGKLRRNGVEVAVRHPEGQGAHLMDELSAYDDPGASSVGH, encoded by the coding sequence ATGCAACCCGATACATTGAAGCGCTACGGTGCCGCGCTACACCGTTCCTGGTTTTTCAACTGGCGCGGTGACCTGATCGCCGGCATGGTGGTCGCCTTGGCGCTCATTCCCGAGGCCATCGCATTTTCCGTGATTGCCGGTGTGGATCCCGCCCTAGGGCTCTACGCCTCATTCTGCATGGCGGTGGTCATCGCGTTCACCGGCGGCCGTCCCGGCATGATCTCCGCCGCCACGGGCGCGATGGCCCTGGTGATGATCACGCTGGTTGCGGAACACGGGGTGGAGTATCTCTTCGCCGCCACCATCCTGACCGGCGTGCTGCAGATCGTATTCGGGTGGCTCCGGCTCGCGCGCTACATGATGTTCATCCCGCGCACCGTGATGCAGGGATTCGTCAACGCCCTGGCGATCCTCATCTTCCTCGCACAGATCCCCCACTTCGTCGGACACGGGATCCCCACCTACCTGATGGTGGCCGCCGGGCTCGCGATCCTTTATCTGTTCCCTTACATCAATCGCTCGATCCCCCCGGCGCTCGTCGCCATTGTGGCACTGACGGCCGCGGCCTATTTCCTTGGCAACCCCTTCAACTCAGTCGGTGACATGGGTGATCTGCCATCGGGCATGCCGATGTTCGGTCTGCCGACGGTGCCGTTCACGCTGGAGACCCTCCAGATCATCCTGCCGACGGCACTGGCCCTGACCATCGTCGGCCTGCTGGAATCGCTGCTCACCGCTTCCATCGTCGATGATCTGACCGACACGCCAAGCAAGAAAAACCGCGAGTGCAATGGCCAGGGGGTCGGTAATATCGTCTGCGGGCTGTTCGGCGGCATGGCCTCATGCGCCATGATCGGGCAGTCGATCATTAACGTGAAATCGGGTGGCCGGGGGCGGCTCTCCAGCCTCGCGGCAGGCATCTACCTGCTGTTTTTCATTCTGGTCCTCGGCGACCTGGTCTCCATGATCCCGATGCCCGCGCTGGTCTCGGTGATGATCATGGTGTCCATCGGCACGTTCGACTGGAGCACCTTCTCAATGCTGCGGAAAATGCCGCGCAGTGATGCCTTCGTCCTGATCGTGACGGTCGTCACCGTGGTGGTCACCCACGATCTTTCCAAGGGCGTATTCGCCGGTGTCCTGCTGAGCGCGGTCTTTTTCGTCCGCAAACTCGCCCGCCAGATCGAGGTCACCGCCCGGGACAGCGATGACGGAGGACATCGGACATACGACGTCCGCGGTGTGCTCTTTTTCGTGGCGGTCGATAATTTCCTCGCCGGCTTTGACTATGGCGCGGGCGTTCCCCGGGTCACCATCGACCTGACCCACGCCACGCTCTGGGACAGCTCGGCCGTCGGCGCCGTCGACCGTGTCGTCGGCAAGCTGCGTCGCAACGGCGTCGAAGTCGCGGTGCGGCATCCCGAAGGACAGGGCGCCCACCTGATGGACGAGTTATCCGCCTACGATGATCCCGGCGCGAGTTCGGTGGGACACTGA
- a CDS encoding ZIP family metal transporter has translation MAIEVSLLTVFIAALITAITTGLGAFPLMFADRVSTRWLAVGAAMAGGLMFAASFSLITEGNSINGWRTLIGIASGLVLVVLSDRLMDHLDTPDIGELRGANARKAIMIVGVMTIHSFAEGVGVGVAYGGGEQLGVFITAAIAIHNIPEGLAIALVLVPRGVPVWQAAGWSIFSSLPQPLMAIPAYLAVSAFEPFLPIGLGLAAGAMIWMVFAEMMPDANRDLSASAVGIVVVLAFMGMSALQIMLPH, from the coding sequence ATGGCAATCGAAGTCTCGCTGCTCACGGTTTTTATTGCGGCCCTGATCACGGCCATCACCACGGGCCTGGGGGCATTCCCGCTGATGTTCGCCGATCGCGTCAGCACGCGCTGGCTGGCGGTTGGTGCGGCAATGGCCGGCGGGCTCATGTTTGCCGCCAGTTTCAGCCTGATCACCGAGGGCAACAGCATCAATGGATGGCGTACCCTGATCGGCATCGCCAGCGGGCTTGTCCTCGTGGTGCTCTCTGACCGCCTGATGGATCATCTCGATACGCCCGACATCGGTGAGTTGCGGGGCGCGAACGCCCGCAAGGCCATCATGATCGTCGGGGTGATGACCATCCATTCTTTCGCCGAGGGGGTCGGAGTCGGAGTCGCTTATGGCGGCGGGGAGCAGCTCGGTGTCTTCATTACGGCAGCGATCGCGATCCACAATATCCCGGAAGGCCTCGCGATCGCCCTGGTACTCGTCCCTCGTGGCGTTCCGGTCTGGCAGGCGGCCGGATGGTCGATTTTCTCCAGTCTCCCCCAGCCCCTCATGGCCATTCCCGCCTATCTCGCCGTGTCCGCCTTCGAACCGTTCCTGCCCATTGGTCTCGGCCTGGCTGCCGGCGCCATGATCTGGATGGTATTCGCCGAGATGATGCCCGATGCGAACAGGGACCTGTCAGCCTCGGCGGTGGGTATCGTCGTTGTCCTCGCCTTCATGGGCATGTCCGCCCTACAGATCATGCTGCCGCATTGA
- a CDS encoding diguanylate cyclase domain-containing protein: MRQLVSTGMEARLRRYIVSLLTLFAIGSTTATAAGPGGQSLSLGVPAYRLPIVNVAVAGLVGLSLFALLGFLYSRQRRLERHFRGESDYYAAVVRMRHRDGHWVWVYDRGRVISRTSDGKPHWVRGTHVDDTARHRLTEAERAWYGQFRMHANSVPGVLYQFRSDAEGNFSFPFVSDRLRAVHGCDAAEAFVSTVRNQERGTVRHIAVVHDISERLRYEDELRRLASYDTLTGLPNRRLLADRLHQAIAHATRTGEHFSVGMLDLDWFKPVNDRYGHEAGDEVLCVIARRLSNHLRAEDTIARLGGDEFVLVIRESADDGAIFDRILAAISEPIPLRGVGAIVNVSGSIGVAHFDADMPLQGDQLLRHADQAVYRAKASGREQIVTFEAMEAGSEAL; encoded by the coding sequence ATGCGCCAGTTGGTTTCGACCGGCATGGAGGCGCGCCTCCGCCGCTACATCGTCTCGCTGTTAACGCTGTTCGCCATCGGCTCGACTACGGCGACCGCGGCGGGCCCCGGGGGCCAGTCGCTCAGCCTCGGTGTCCCGGCCTACCGCCTGCCGATTGTGAATGTTGCCGTAGCGGGTCTCGTCGGGCTTTCCCTCTTCGCGCTGCTTGGCTTCCTTTACTCCCGGCAGCGCCGGCTGGAACGTCATTTCCGGGGCGAAAGCGACTACTACGCCGCGGTGGTGAGGATGCGCCACCGTGACGGCCACTGGGTCTGGGTTTACGACCGCGGGCGCGTGATCAGTCGCACCTCGGATGGCAAGCCGCACTGGGTGCGCGGCACGCATGTGGACGACACCGCCAGGCATCGACTGACGGAAGCGGAGCGCGCCTGGTACGGCCAGTTCCGGATGCATGCCAACAGCGTCCCGGGCGTTCTGTATCAGTTCCGATCGGATGCGGAGGGCAATTTCTCTTTTCCGTTCGTCTCGGATCGACTGCGCGCGGTGCATGGATGTGACGCCGCTGAGGCGTTCGTCTCCACCGTGCGTAATCAGGAACGCGGCACGGTGCGCCATATCGCCGTCGTCCACGACATCAGCGAGCGGCTGCGCTACGAGGATGAACTCAGACGTCTGGCGAGTTACGACACGCTGACGGGACTGCCCAATCGCCGGCTGCTTGCCGATCGTCTACATCAGGCGATTGCCCACGCGACCCGCACTGGCGAGCATTTCTCGGTGGGCATGCTCGATCTGGACTGGTTCAAGCCGGTGAACGACCGCTACGGGCATGAGGCCGGTGACGAGGTGCTCTGCGTTATCGCGCGACGGCTCAGCAATCACCTCCGCGCCGAGGATACGATCGCCCGCCTCGGCGGGGACGAATTCGTCCTGGTCATCCGTGAGAGCGCGGATGATGGCGCGATCTTCGACCGTATTCTGGCTGCGATCAGCGAACCGATCCCGCTGCGTGGGGTCGGTGCCATCGTCAATGTGTCCGGCAGTATCGGCGTCGCGCACTTCGATGCCGACATGCCGCTGCAGGGTGATCAGCTCCTGCGGCATGCGGATCAGGCGGTCTACCGCGCCAAGGCATCGGGCCGCGAGCAAATCGTCACCTTCGAGGCGATGGAGGCCGGCAGCGAGGCGCTATAA
- a CDS encoding HD-GYP domain-containing protein translates to MDQLSSISEQLARIHSRVIAAIPEVNRIACALYDAESDELTTYVDSTLQGRPLKGYQFHLSDSASLSRIAQTGQTRYLPFLQESLDRDRRHSRWLLDENYQASVTVPMYKRGQFLGFTFYNSFLPEAFPASVREDLEAYAALIADAIVSSELPVRILERITRLRDSETADHLSRMGAYCRLIASELGRKRRLEDERVQDIYLLAPLHDIGKIAIPDAVLLKPDVLNEDERRVMQKHVEVGLSLVDDLNALCAFSPQRFECLSRIVGEHHERLDGSGYPLGLSGDEISMEGRITAVADVFDALISERIYKPAWSEDEAIQELQRLVEVGRLDGSCVDALLLNLPHTRAVRRLYRN, encoded by the coding sequence TTGGACCAGCTCTCCAGCATCAGCGAGCAGCTCGCGCGCATTCATTCGCGGGTCATTGCGGCCATTCCGGAAGTCAATCGGATCGCCTGTGCGCTTTACGATGCGGAAAGTGACGAGCTCACGACCTATGTGGACAGCACTTTGCAGGGGAGGCCGCTGAAAGGCTACCAATTCCATTTATCCGATAGTGCTTCTCTCTCCCGTATTGCGCAGACGGGGCAGACGCGATATCTGCCGTTTCTACAGGAGTCCCTGGACCGGGACCGTCGGCACTCCCGCTGGCTGCTGGACGAGAACTACCAGGCCTCCGTCACCGTGCCCATGTACAAGCGTGGGCAATTCCTCGGTTTCACTTTCTACAACAGTTTCCTGCCGGAGGCGTTTCCGGCCTCAGTGCGCGAGGATCTGGAAGCCTATGCCGCGCTCATTGCCGATGCGATCGTCAGCAGTGAGCTACCTGTCAGGATTCTGGAGCGGATCACCCGCCTGCGGGACTCTGAGACGGCCGACCACCTCTCGCGCATGGGGGCTTACTGCCGCCTCATCGCGTCCGAGCTGGGGCGGAAGAGGCGCCTCGAGGATGAGCGCGTGCAGGATATCTATCTGCTCGCGCCCCTGCATGACATCGGCAAAATCGCCATTCCTGATGCGGTTCTTCTGAAACCTGATGTCTTGAATGAGGATGAGCGCCGCGTGATGCAAAAGCATGTGGAGGTCGGGCTCTCCTTGGTCGACGACCTCAATGCGCTATGTGCGTTTTCCCCGCAACGCTTCGAGTGCCTGTCACGTATTGTCGGCGAGCATCACGAACGGCTTGACGGAAGTGGCTATCCCCTCGGGCTCTCCGGCGATGAGATCTCGATGGAAGGGCGCATTACCGCCGTCGCGGATGTATTCGACGCCCTCATTTCCGAACGGATCTACAAGCCCGCCTGGAGCGAGGACGAGGCGATCCAGGAGCTGCAGCGCCTGGTGGAGGTCGGTCGGCTGGATGGCTCGTGCGTCGATGCACTGCTCCTCAACCTACCGCATACCCGGGCAGTGAGACGCCTATATCGAAACTGA
- a CDS encoding TackOD1 domain-containing metal-binding protein has protein sequence MHFSSERPGSNLVVIGDDQLDGLIITGLTGEALLEAARAQRGDPRHAYYPLFALPSGPPPDGTHGAELAMLLDGIVNDEAEAASMAAEHWREVDGQHALPASTPEARLISYLALRPSRPLAPLRDWRSPTVYRFPLLAALGAGESGESLSVLAARGLLVRRELVERLRLCPGCGGAHLLFVDTCPNCARIDIAADESIHCFRCGHVESQGRFMSDGSLQCPNCRARLRHIGTDYDRPLEHYLCRRCGDRFTEPDVVARCSICSHECHPEMLTTREAGTYQLTEYGRMSALDGSAGRVFERFDADRYLNPERFEHLLDWQMGITRAHSDCRFALVLIQLRWPAPAQSAQGRAQARVLVREFAERLPEFLREADICARTREPDFWILMPQADSREAKVILDRLQSAIRDEGTPREAGLSLSARVLRSSDLRGLGKDARSVMDQVLRASEGTANA, from the coding sequence ATGCATTTCAGCAGCGAGCGGCCAGGATCGAATCTCGTCGTCATCGGCGATGATCAACTCGATGGACTGATCATCACGGGACTGACGGGAGAGGCCTTGCTGGAGGCCGCGCGCGCCCAGCGTGGCGATCCCCGCCATGCCTATTATCCGTTGTTTGCGCTGCCGTCGGGCCCACCGCCGGACGGTACGCATGGCGCCGAGCTGGCGATGCTTCTGGACGGTATCGTCAATGACGAGGCCGAAGCCGCCTCCATGGCCGCCGAACACTGGCGCGAGGTCGATGGCCAGCATGCACTGCCGGCATCAACGCCGGAGGCACGGCTGATCAGCTACCTCGCGCTGCGGCCGTCCCGCCCTCTGGCACCATTGCGTGACTGGCGCAGCCCCACCGTCTACCGCTTCCCCCTCCTGGCCGCGCTGGGCGCCGGTGAAAGCGGCGAGAGCCTGTCGGTACTGGCCGCCCGAGGACTGCTGGTCCGACGCGAGCTCGTCGAGCGGCTGCGTCTTTGCCCGGGTTGCGGCGGCGCCCATCTGCTGTTCGTCGATACCTGCCCGAACTGCGCACGGATCGATATCGCCGCCGATGAATCCATCCATTGCTTCCGTTGCGGTCATGTCGAGAGCCAGGGGCGGTTCATGTCGGATGGCAGTCTGCAATGCCCCAACTGCCGAGCGCGTCTGCGCCATATCGGCACAGACTATGACCGGCCGCTTGAGCACTACCTGTGCCGCCGCTGCGGAGACCGCTTCACGGAGCCGGATGTCGTGGCCCGATGCAGCATCTGCAGCCATGAATGCCATCCGGAAATGCTGACGACGCGCGAGGCCGGCACGTACCAGCTCACCGAATACGGACGGATGAGCGCCCTGGACGGCAGCGCCGGTCGGGTGTTCGAGCGCTTCGATGCCGATCGCTATCTCAACCCCGAGCGCTTTGAGCATCTACTCGACTGGCAGATGGGAATCACCCGGGCGCACTCCGACTGCCGGTTTGCCCTGGTACTCATCCAACTGCGTTGGCCGGCACCGGCGCAGTCGGCGCAAGGCCGGGCGCAGGCCCGTGTCCTGGTCCGGGAGTTCGCGGAACGACTGCCGGAGTTCCTGCGCGAGGCCGATATCTGCGCGCGAACCCGGGAGCCCGATTTCTGGATCCTGATGCCGCAGGCGGATTCACGGGAGGCGAAAGTCATCCTCGATCGGCTGCAGAGTGCGATCCGCGACGAGGGAACACCACGCGAGGCCGGACTGAGCCTCTCAGCGCGTGTGCTGCGCTCGTCCGATCTGCGCGGCCTCGGTAAGGATGCGCGGTCCGTCATGGACCAGGTGCTTCGAGCATCCGAAGGCACAGCGAATGCTTGA